The following coding sequences are from one Magnetococcales bacterium window:
- a CDS encoding CBS domain-containing protein, with the protein MKAKDIMTREVVTASPELSVQALAKLLTEKKISGVPVMDGGELVGIVTEGDLVDRVKRVHLPTLVTLFDAVIPIAGERQYEEDLRKMAALTASEIMTLEVVMVDEETEMEEIATIIQDEDFPLLPVMRGDDLVGIIGKRDIIRAMVVENGE; encoded by the coding sequence ATGAAAGCCAAGGATATCATGACCCGCGAGGTGGTAACGGCCTCTCCGGAGCTGTCGGTTCAGGCCCTGGCGAAGCTGTTGACCGAAAAAAAGATCAGCGGTGTGCCGGTGATGGATGGGGGAGAGCTGGTGGGCATTGTCACCGAGGGGGATCTGGTGGATCGGGTCAAAAGGGTCCACCTGCCAACTCTGGTGACCCTGTTCGATGCGGTGATTCCCATCGCCGGGGAGCGTCAATATGAAGAGGATCTTCGCAAGATGGCGGCTCTCACCGCCTCGGAAATCATGACCCTGGAGGTGGTGATGGTGGATGAGGAGACCGAAATGGAAGAGATCGCCACCATTATCCAGGACGAAGATTTTCCTTTGCTGCCGGTGATGCGAGGGGATGACCTGGTGGGGATTATCGGCAAGCGGGATATCATTCGAGCGATGGTGGTGGAGAATGGGGAGTGA